A section of the Castanea sativa cultivar Marrone di Chiusa Pesio chromosome 12, ASM4071231v1 genome encodes:
- the LOC142620093 gene encoding uncharacterized protein LOC142620093 → MAETYLEGEELVSSRSRDVAVSLQRDKGKGHISEVVRAHDGVQGAERQSLTEEQMSRDEVLQQMQSEIAYLRKCMDSRKRRRISTTSSSSDSSGASLRGRVPPVLEPTRSGTRGGVSSDVRAKQQKEIRMPDADGIYRDDGSDAMGKALRQISKSPFSARINRAKLPRRFSQPIFTMYNGRTDPVEHVSHFSQKMAVYSNNEALMCRVFPSSLGVVAMRWFDALAEGSLRSFEELTRAFGARFITCTRIPKPLDALLSMTMREGETLKTYSDRYWETYNEIDGDVEDVAVRTFKVGLPAEHGLRRSLTMKAAIDMRQLMNRIDKYKRVEEDQMQSKAKMKGYLEKKDLRVGGFQGSRPRRDFPSYPRTAESPLVNSLFKEPVHHILEKIRHEPYFRPPNKMSGDASTRNQNLHCHYHQDKGHTTEDFRTLRDHLNHLIKAGKINHLLVNPDEKRGQQGTRKYWGQAPQPSLGTINVILAQPRGELGQPSRVMTVQNKCGNEGIKETHQANKRMRSSATPTLGFSDEDKEGTFQPHDDALVVTVRIGGYDVKRVLVDDGSGAEIMYPDLFNGLKLKQEDLEKYDHPLIGFDGNQVIPRGMIRLPVQVEGSEVQVNFIVVMAYSPYTAILARPWLHAMEAVSSTLHVMVKYPVRGSVGILHGSQMETVRGVGLDEDEGSAEQLTKIVIGVDEEKYFQVGSRLPVREREELVQFLRDNIDVFAWTTYDVPGINPEVICHHLNINPRATPRQQPPRRASQEHAEAVKEEVSKLKQAGAIKEIFYPEWLANTVVVKKKNGKWRVCIDFIDLNKACPKDPFPIPRIDQLEKTAFRAPNGNYHYRVMPFGLKNAGSTYQRMVTRMFDAQLGHNMEAYIDDMVIKSKRTEDHLTDLQETFSVLRKYKLRLNASKCSFGVGSGKFLGYMITHRGIEVNPDQIKAVLSLHPPQNPKEVQKLAGMIAALNRFISRSADRCRPFYRLLHKWKDFQWTSECDLAFEDLKQYLSRPPILSTPEKEEVLYAYLAVTNYSVSLVLVRNDDGVLKPIYYVSKSLQEVEQRYLLLEKALLAVVHATRKLPHYFQAHTVVILTQLPLQAIVRKSDYTSRVNHGGTMMTIMSIGLEEVTPWEVYTDGASNRRGAGIGVVLISPEKLVIEKSLRLGFSATNNEAEYEALLVGAQMVKHLGGKVVRLYCDSRLVVGQVNGEFEAKDERMKSYLKRVQGVLGLFESFKVQQVPRGHNSHADSLAMLATSLGSKLPRMVMVEDLLSSSLTNISAVRIHSVHVGPSWMDPIVTFLQHGTLPEDRTVAEKVRRSAPRYWLSEEQKLYRRSYTGPYLLCVHPEAVEPLLEELHEGVCGSHTGGRSLAHRAMTQGYWWPSMQRTSQDYAKKCDQCQRFAPSIHQPGGNLNPLSSPWPFAKWGLDIVGPFPRAPGNRRWLIVGTDYFTKWVEAEPLANIRDVDAFRRYCAEMGIRNGYSTPSYPQGNGQAEATNKVILAGLKKRLDDAKGGWVEELPHVLWAYRTTPRRSTGETPFSMTYGMEAIIPLESGFLTLKSDQYDEACNHERMYDCLNTIEERREVANVKMGSYQQKLKQTYDKGVRSRPLVPGDLVLRKVVGVAKNPAWGKLGPNWEGPYKITSLAGIGAYRLEDLDGRVIPRPWNISKALT, encoded by the exons ATGGCTGAAACGTACCTAGAAGGGGAGGAATTAGTAAGTTCACGAAGCAGGGACGTAGCGGTAAGTCTTCAGCGTGACAAAGGAAAGGGACATATCTCAGAAGTGGTGAGAGCACATGATGGCGTTCAAGGGGCTGAGCGACAATCACTGACTGAGGAACAGATGTCTCGTGACGAGGTATTGCAACAGATGCAATCTGAAATAGCTTATCTACGCAAGTGCATGGATAGTAGGAAGCGGAGGCGTATAAGTACtactagctcttccagtgacaGTTCGGGAGCAAGCCTCAGAGGAAGGGTTCCCCCAGTACTCGAACCTACTCGGAGTGGTACCCGTGGCGGTGTGTCTTCAGACGTTAGGGCAAAACAGCAGAAGGAAATTAGGATGCCTGATGCAGATGGGATATATCGTGATGACGGgagtgatgcaatgggtaaagccctGAGGCAAATTTCCAAATCCCCTTTTTCGGCCAGGATAAATAGGGCAAAGCTACCTCGTAGGTTTTCACAGCCCATCTTTACTATGTATAATGGGAGGACTGACCCTGTAGAGCATGTTAGTCATTTTAGTCAGAAGATGGCCGTTTATTCGAATAATGAGGCATTGATGTGCAGAGTTTTTCCATCCAGTTTGGGGGTcgtggctatgaggtggtttgatgccTTAGCAGAAGGTTCTCTGAGGTCTTTTGAGGAgttgactagggcatttggagcaAGGTTCATAACTTGTACTAGGATTCCAAAACCCTTGGATGCTCTATTGTCCATGACTATGAGGGAGGGGGAAACACTTAAAACTTATTCTGACCGATATTGGGAAacgtataatgaaattgatggggatGTGGAAGATGTAGCCGTGAGGACTTTTAAGGTGGGTCTTCCCGCGGAGCACGGGTTAAGGAGgtctttgacaatgaaggccgCGATAGATATGCGTCAGCTCATGAACCGGATAGATAAGTATAAACGGGTGGAAGAAGATCAAATGCAGAGCAAAGCAAAAATGAAGGGGTACCTGGAGAAAAAGGATCTTCGGGTAGGAGGGTTTCAAGGTAGTCGGCCTAGACGAGATTTTCCAAGCTATCCGAGGACCGCCGAGTCTCCTCTAGTTAATTCATTATTTAAGGAACCCGTGCATCACATACTGGAGAAAATTCGGCATGAGCCATATTTTAGGCCACCTaacaaaatgagtggagatgcatctacgagaaatcaaaacctccaCTGCCATTACCACCAGGATAAGGGACACACTACGGAGGATTTCCGGACGTTGCGCGATCATCTGAATCACTTGATTAAGGCTGGAAAGATCAATCACTTATTGGTTAATCCGGACGAGAAAAGGGGCCAGCAAGGCACTCGGAAATATTGGGGTCAGGCCCCTCAACCATCTCTAGGTACTATTAACGTCATCTTGGCCCAGCCGAGAGGAGAATTGGGGCAACCTTCTCGGGTCATGACTGTTCAAAACAAGTGTGGGAACGAGGGCATAAAGGAGACTCATCAAGCAAATAAAAGAATGAGGTCCTCGGCGACGCCCACATTGGGATTTTCTGATGAGGATAAAGAAGGCACGTTTCAACCTCACGATGACGCCCTGGTCGTTACGGTGCGTATTGGGGGATACGATGTGAAACGGGTCTTGGTGGACGATGGAAGTGGTGCCGAGATTATGTATCCGGACCTATTCAATGGGTTGAAGTTGAAACAAGAGGATTTGGAAAAGTACGACCATCCGTTGATCGGTTTTGATGGAAATCAGGTGATACCGCGGGGAATGATTAGGCTGCCTGTGCAGGTGGAGGGTTCTGAAGTGCAAGTaaacttcatagttgttatggcaTACTCTCCTTACACGGCCATTTTGGCtagaccttggttgcatgcaATGGAGGCAGTTTCATCTACTTTACATGTAATGGTGAAGTACCCTGTGCGAGGAAGCGTGGGAATATTACATGGCAGTCAAATG gagaCTGTTCGGGGAGTCGGCCTAGATGAGGATGAAGGCTCTGCTGAGCAGCTAACCAAGATAGTTATTGGGGtagatgaagaaaaatattttcaggtcgGATCTAGGCTGCCGGTACGGGAAAGAGAAGAATTGGTCCAATTCTTGCgggataatattgatgtttttgcttggacGACTTATGACGTACCAGGAATTAATCCAGAAGTTATCTGCCATCATTTGAATATTAACCCCCGTGCGACGCCTAGACAACAGCCTCCTCGGCGAGCATCTCAAGAGCACGCCGAAGCAGTTAAGGAGGAAGTTAGTAAGCTAAAGCAAGCCGGGGCGATCAAGGAGATCTTCTATCCTGAATGGCTGGCCAATACTGtcgtggtaaaaaagaagaatggaaaatggagagttTGTATTGACTTTATAGATTTGAATAAGGCATGCCCCAAGGATCCTTTCCCTATACCCAgaattgatcaactg gagaaaacagCTTTTCGTGCTCCTAATGGCAACTACCATTACCGAGTGATGCCCTTTGGCTTAAAGAATGCAGGgtccacttatcaacgaatggtgaccagaatgtttgatgcGCAATTGGGGCATAATATGGAAGCGTATATCGATGATATGGTCATTAAAAGTAAGAGAACAGAAGACCATTTGACTGATTTGCAAGAGACCTTCTCGGTGTTACGGAAGTATAAATTACGCTTGAATGCATCAAAGTGTTCCTTTGGAGTGGGATCGGGAAAGTTTTTagggtacatgattactcatcggggaattgaagttaatcctgatcAAATTAAGGCTGTCTTAAGCTTGCATCCCCCTCAGAATCCgaaagaggtgcagaagttagCGGGAATGATTGCAGCCTTGAACAGGTTTATATCCCGGTCTGCAGACAGGTGCCGCCCATTTTATCGCCTTTTGCACAAATGGAAAGATTTCCAGTGGACTAGTGAATGCGACTTGGCCTTTGAAGACTTAAAACAATACCTGTCCAGACCACCGATATTATCAACACCCGAGAAGGAAGAAGTGTTATATGCTTACCTAGCTGTCACGAATTACTCCGTAAGTCTTGTCTTAGTACGGAATGATGATGGGGTCCTGAAACCGATATATTACGTCAGCAAGTCTTTACAGGAAGTAGAACAGCGGTACCTACTTTTGGAAAAGGCGCTTCTAGCCGTGGTGCATGCGACAAGGAAATTGCCacattacttccaagctcacaccgTAGTAATACTCACACAATTGCCTTTACAGGCTATCGTGAGGAAGTCGGATTACACGAGTCgg GTTAACCACGGAGGTACCATGATGACAATAATGTCCATTGGGTTGGAAGAAGTCACTCCCTGGGAAGTCTACACGGATGGGGCGTCAAATCGAAGGGGAGCCGGGATTGGAGTCGTGCTAATATCTCCTGAAAAGCTAGTCATTGAAAAGTCATTGAGGTTGGGATTCtcagccactaataatgaggctgagtacgaggctctcttAGTGGGCGCCCAAATGGTTAAACACTTGGGAGGAAAGGTAGTGAGATTGTATTGTGATTCCCGATTGGTAGTAGGGCAAGTAAATGGGGAGTTTGAGGCAAAAGATGAGCGAATGAAAAGCTATCTCAAACGAGTTCAAGGGGTATTGGGTTTGTTTGAAAGTTTCAAGGTACAACAAGTTCCAAGGGGACATAATTCTCATGCTGACTCATTAGCAATGCTAGCCACTTCACTGGGATCAAAGTTACCACGTATGGTTATGGTGGAGGATTTATTGTCCTCTAGCTTGACCAACATCTCGGCAGTACGGATTCACAGCGTTCATGTTGGTCCAagttggatggacccaattGTAACTTTCTTGCAGCACGGAACACTACCTGAAGATAGAACAGTGGCCGAGAAGGTACGAAGAAGCGCTCCCCGTTACTGGCTATCAGAGGAGCAAAAACTCTATAGACGTTCCTACACAGGGCCGTACCTGCTTTGCGTACATCCTGAAGCCGTGGAACCTTTGCTGGAGGAATTGCACGAAGGTGTGTGTGGGAGTCATACTGGAGGAAGGtcattagctcatagagccatgacccaagggtattggtggccgagCATGCAGAGAACCTCTCAAGATTATGCcaagaaatgtgatcaatgtcaaaggtttgcgCCTAGCATACATCAACCTGGAGGTAACTTAAACCCGTTATCcagcccatggcccttcgctAAGTGGGGTTTAGATATCGTCGGACCTTTTCCTCGGGCACCAGGTAATAGGAGATGGCTCATTGTCGGTACAGATTACTTCACgaaatgggtagaggctgagccaTTGGccaatattagggatgtggat gctttcCGGCGATACTGCGCAGaaatgggaataagaaatggatattcAACACCGTCCTATCCTCAAGGGAATGGTCAGgctgaagcaacaaataaagttATCTTGGCAGGATTGAAGAAACGgttggatgatgctaagggaGGCTGGGTAGAAGAATTGCCTCATGTATTATGGGCTTATCGCACTACGCCCCGAAGATCGACAGGCGAGACTCCCTTTTCGATGACGTACGGAATGGAAGCTATAATACCATTAGAATCGGGCTTTCTCACCCTGAAGTCTGACCAGTATGATGAAGCTTGCAATCATGAGAGGATGTATGATTGTTTGAATACTATTGAGGAAAGGAGAGAGGTAGCCAATGTGAAAATGGGTAGTTATCAACAAAAGCTCAAGCAGACGTACGACAAGGGAGTTAGATCCAGACCTCTAGTACCAGGTGATTTGGTGCTAAGAAAGGTGGTGGGGGTAGCAAAAAATCCTGCTTGGGGAAAGTTGGGTCCTAATTGGGAGGGGCCGTATAAAATTACCTCATTAGCAGGAATAGGGGCTTATCGTCTAGAAGATTTGGACGGAAGGGTGATtcctcgcccttggaat ATATCTAAAGCACtaacataa